CATGCAAAATGAGTCCCCGCCGAGCAACGACAGCTAATGTTCTGTTGTATTGAGTAAGTTGGCCGGACTGGCTTCCGCTTCCCTCTAAGTTGTCAGTGATCTTCGCCTACGATTTGgtttaaaaatatatttctcCGCTTCTATAACAACAATTTCGGAAAATAAGAATTCGAGAAAAGCCgattatgtatatatatttcccaGGTTAGATAACCGTACCTAATACACTACTAATATACCGACTTGAAGGACAGTTTACAACGGTTAACGGATTGGTATGGTATGACTGCACTAACTGAATCAAATGAGTTTGCCCCAACGATCCTGAGGCCATGCAAGATCTGTTGTTGGGAACTGGGATCTGATTAGAAAATCGAGAATGGCGTCGAATTGGCCTCTTTCACTGGTTCGATGGGGGACCCACTTCAGGACATGCCGAGGTCTGGGCACTCGTTTGGTGGATCCTTccgttttttcttttcattttctggaATCCTTGAAGTCGTGATATAATTTATAGACGGCGCTATTTTTCTCTGCCTGCGTTCTTCgttgtatatatatgatttTTTGTTAAATATCCTTATACTTTAATTTGTCCCTCATGGAGGCCGTACAgtcctttctctcctcactcTGGCAGTCCGTCGGCTTCTGGAAAGCTGCTGccatcttctttgccttgctgAACCTGAAGACCCTACCGATCGTGTGGCATGTACGTATCCTATGATTTGCGCACACATTTGGCTCAGTTGAACCGAACTCACTGACAGCACGCTAGATCCGGGTGTACCGCTACTTCTTCAAACATGGCTACCTCATTACCCCGGCCGTCGAACAACCCCCTCGTCCCTCGACCGAGATCCTGAAACCCGTCAGCATCTTCTCCCGCGCGCCCATCATGGAACTCGACTTCAACATGCACAAGTCCAACTCGACCTACTTCTCCGACCTCGATGTCTCCCGTACCGCTCTGATGTCGAGTATTGTGGTGAAAGGGGCCGCgctcttggagaagaatctGAAGgcggaaggaaagaagggctTTTTGGGATTTATCCTCGGCAGCGTCTATACCAACTTCAAGAGAGAGATTCCAGCCTACATGAAGTATGAGGTGAAGTCGCATGTTGCCAGTTTCGATCAGAAGTGGATCTATATCATCACCTACTTCCTCAAGCCGGGCAAGGGATCATCGAAGAAGGGCCAGGACGATAGCGAGGTTCAGAAAAAGAGGCTGCTTGCGGTGTCGATCAGTAAATACG
This window of the Aspergillus oryzae RIB40 DNA, chromosome 8 genome carries:
- a CDS encoding acyl-CoA thioesterase (predicted protein); this encodes MEAVQSFLSSLWQSVGFWKAAAIFFALLNLKTLPIVWHIRVYRYFFKHGYLITPAVEQPPRPSTEILKPVSIFSRAPIMELDFNMHKSNSTYFSDLDVSRTALMSSIVVKGAALLEKNLKAEGKKGFLGFILGSVYTNFKREIPAYMKYEVKSHVASFDQKWIYIITYFLKPGKGSSKKGQDDSEVQKKRLLAVSISKYVLKKGRYTVPPKDAFEAAGYTPLLGTSAANGHATGVENGHANGAAVQRQETADGKSDEWDRLKAEIDRGLTIVEPFIDQEDKLMEDYVHKMGLPGFA